The stretch of DNA AGCAAGCCACACCATGATTGAAGCAAGGGTTAAAAATGCCATAAATGAGTCTGCCCGTTTATCGAAGCGAGTCGCCAAGCGGCGGTAATTCTTCACTTTATTGAAAAAGCACTCAATTAAGTGCCGTTCCTTGTAAACCTCTTTGTCCCATTTTCTTGGTTTTCGACGATTTTTCTTGCTTGGAATGACTGGAGTGGCGGACTGTTCCTGAAGAAGCTTTAAAATTCGGTTGGAGTCATAAGCTCGGTCGGCTAACACTTGTTTCTGTGTGAGATCCATTTGTTTGAGCATTTCGTAGCCGGTTACGGCATCATGTCGTTGTCCAGCTGTCAATTGGAAGCGAAGCGGATTAGCAAGGGCATCTACAATGGCATGTATTTTGGTCGTTAATCCACCTCTGGAACGCCCAATTGCTTGCTTAAAGGTCCCCCTTTTGCGCCCGCTCCATGCTGATGGACATGGACAATGGTTGCGTCAATCATCACACTTTCCCAGTCGGGTTCAATGGAAACATGCTCTAGAATTCGATCCCAAATGCCAGCAATTTGCCAGCGGCGAAAACGGCTGTAGACGGTGGACCAGGAGCCATAATATTCCGGTAAATCCCGCCATGGTGCACCGGTTCGTGCTACCCATAGCATGGCGTTCAGCATCTTGCGATGATCGTTCGGGGGTCTTCCTCCTTGTGGTTTTCTTTCCGGCGGCAGCAGGTCCTTGATTTTGTCCCATTGGTCGTCACGAATTTCGTATCTTCTCATCATACAAACTATTACCCAATTAAAAGAGGTTTATGGTTTGCATACACGCCCTAGAAAAAGATAAATCTTGATCCCAAGTGACGTTGTTTGTGGCTTTAGCACATCCCCAATCTAAGACTCGTTGATGCAGCATATGGATTCTAAAGCGTTCTAACCTTCTCACCTCTATAAGCTAGAATAGGCGTTTTGAGGTCTTTAGACTCTTAGTGAGCCACGGAACCCCCTGGCAGCATAGTAGGATTCTGCTCCATTATGGTACACAAAGACAGTGTCATAGCGGCGATCACAGAAAAGAGCCCCGCCGAGTTTCCGAATATGATCCGGTGTTTTCACCCAGCTCGATGTTTTCATATCGAAATTTCCAAGCTTCTGCAGCTCTCGGTATTGTTCTTCTGTTAAAAGTTCAATGCCCATGGCAGCAGCCATATTCAGAGCGCTGTTTTCCGGTTTGTTCGCTTTCCTTGA from Paenibacillus sp. CAA11 encodes:
- a CDS encoding IS5 family transposase (programmed frameshift), translated to MRRYEIRDDQWDKIKDLLPPERKPQGGRPPNDHRKMLNAMLWVARTGAPWRDLPEYYGSWSTVYSRFRRWQIAGIWDRILEHVSIEPDWESVMIDATIVHVHQHGAGAKGGPFKQAIGRSRGGLTTKIHAIVDALANPLRFQLTAGQRHDAVTGYEMLKQMDLTQKQVLADRAYDSNRILKLLQEQSATPVIPSKKNRRKPRKWDKEVYKERHLIECFFNKVKNYRRLATRFDKRADSFMAFLTLASIMVWLA